A genomic region of Sinobacterium caligoides contains the following coding sequences:
- the clcA gene encoding H(+)/Cl(-) exchange transporter ClcA, with the protein MTNDDQTTNDNSTSREQPTGSIRRFRSIHKSPVMVIFLAACVGIIAGLLCTLLDIGIHHVALVRQEWVATAGGTNIVTVILVCLSSAILACAGFYCVHRFAPEASGSGIPEIEGALDGVRKLRWWRVIPVKFFGGIGTIGAGMVLGREGPSVQIGGSVGRMLCDIFRIENDESVHTLVASGAAAGLAAAFNAPLAGVMFVVEEMRPQFRYNLVSVRSVIIAAIMATITYRVLRGQDAMITLPVYHAAPISSLVLFLILGLIFGLFGVVFNRLVVLSMDAFLAFHNNKLKRFLLIGASLGGFFGLMLMLFPELSGEGVSLIPQTVSGGFSLSMLLFLFVARLAVTLLCFGSGATGGVFAPMLALGTLLGTCFGVICTHLFPGLELNPGMFAIAGMGALFAATVRAPITGILLVIELTHNYDLILPLLITTLGATMMAQALGGKPIYSQLLRRTMAQQQQEQKEQQEQQQQQQQQQQQQ; encoded by the coding sequence ATGACTAACGATGATCAGACCACCAACGACAACTCGACCAGCCGCGAACAGCCTACGGGCTCGATAAGACGCTTCCGCTCCATCCACAAAAGCCCGGTGATGGTTATCTTCCTGGCGGCCTGCGTGGGTATTATTGCCGGCCTACTCTGCACCCTACTCGATATCGGCATCCATCATGTCGCCCTCGTGAGACAGGAGTGGGTCGCCACAGCTGGCGGCACCAATATTGTTACTGTCATCCTTGTTTGCCTCTCTAGCGCCATACTCGCCTGCGCAGGCTTCTATTGTGTCCACCGCTTCGCTCCCGAAGCCTCCGGTTCCGGTATCCCCGAGATCGAAGGGGCCCTCGACGGCGTACGCAAACTACGCTGGTGGCGAGTCATTCCCGTTAAATTCTTTGGCGGTATCGGCACCATCGGCGCAGGCATGGTATTAGGACGCGAAGGACCATCAGTACAGATTGGCGGCAGCGTCGGGCGCATGCTCTGCGATATCTTCCGCATAGAAAACGACGAGAGTGTACACACCCTCGTCGCCTCCGGTGCCGCCGCTGGCTTGGCAGCTGCCTTCAACGCCCCCCTGGCCGGCGTAATGTTTGTCGTCGAAGAGATGCGGCCGCAGTTCCGTTATAACCTCGTCTCGGTGCGCTCGGTCATCATTGCCGCCATCATGGCAACAATTACCTATCGAGTCCTGCGCGGCCAAGATGCGATGATCACCCTGCCGGTCTACCATGCCGCACCGATCTCTTCGTTAGTCTTATTCCTCATCCTCGGCCTTATTTTTGGCCTCTTCGGCGTCGTCTTCAACCGCCTCGTCGTCCTTTCCATGGACGCCTTTCTCGCCTTCCACAACAACAAACTAAAGCGCTTTCTACTGATCGGCGCTAGCCTCGGTGGCTTCTTTGGTTTGATGCTGATGCTCTTCCCCGAGCTCAGTGGCGAGGGCGTCAGTCTCATTCCCCAGACCGTCAGCGGCGGCTTTAGCCTGTCGATGTTATTATTTCTCTTTGTCGCCCGCCTGGCCGTCACCTTGCTCTGCTTTGGCTCCGGCGCCACCGGCGGTGTATTTGCACCGATGCTAGCCTTGGGCACGTTATTAGGCACCTGTTTTGGCGTCATCTGCACCCACCTGTTCCCTGGCTTAGAGCTAAACCCCGGCATGTTTGCCATCGCCGGCATGGGCGCTCTGTTCGCAGCGACGGTGAGAGCTCCCATCACCGGCATCCTGCTGGTGATCGAGCTAACCCATAACTACGACCTTATTTTGCCGTTGCTGATCACCACCCTCGGTGCCACCATGATGGCGCAGGCACTCGGCGGCAAGCCGATCTACAGCCAACTACTACGCCGCACCATGGCACAGCAGCAGCAAGAGCAGAAAGAACAGCAAGAACAGCAGCAACAACAACAACAACAACAACAACAACAGTAG
- a CDS encoding glutaredoxin family protein, which produces MLKITLYSADKCPHCKSAKAFLKQRKLAFVELNVDRNRRAAKELQRLGARGLPFIVIGQQSLSGFDVKKLERMIASQQR; this is translated from the coding sequence ATGTTAAAGATCACCCTCTATAGCGCCGACAAGTGCCCACACTGTAAGAGCGCCAAGGCCTTTCTCAAGCAGCGTAAACTGGCCTTCGTCGAGCTCAACGTCGACCGTAACCGGCGTGCCGCCAAGGAGCTACAGCGCCTCGGTGCCCGCGGCCTGCCCTTCATCGTCATCGGCCAGCAAAGCCTGTCCGGCTTCGACGTGAAGAAACTCGAGCGCATGATTGCCAGCCAGCAGCGCTAG
- a CDS encoding vWA domain-containing protein: MMKIGPALPPLSTLVSVLCLAAATSLLGGCGSEQAADERNNAVDYSARPLPAKLSAQADEARESIGAAPMFKAKPRIGVMPVQYQSPELAGDRYAKAESSRVHSVAEAPLTTFSIDVDTASYANVRRFVVNGRLPPKGAVRAEEFINYFTYGFSQSAKASAASPFKLSYEVAKSPWNSDRQLLMLALDSSAVELVHKPSNLVFLLDVSGSMNSPDRLPLVRRSLKMLLTQLDDQDRVAIVVYAGAAGVVLEPTRANERATIVGALEQLSAGGSTNGGEGLRQAYRLAQQAFIEGGNNRVILATDGDFNVGVSGTDELRELVQRQAKQGVELTVLGFGRGNYNDQMMEQISNWGNGNAAYIDTLLEARKVLVEQLGATLQTVASDVKIQLEFNPQQVTEYRLIGYQNRMLANEDFNNDKVDAGEIGAGHTVTAIYELTLTGAKQPWLPALHYAKGEAESSQASATEYGLMKLRYKLPGQSQSRLVSFPLRVQTETVGSVDFNFAAAVAAYAERLCCDKYLGDFAYAAIEQLAQQGRGDDIAGYRAEFIRLVQQTALIEGVED, from the coding sequence ATGATGAAAATAGGCCCGGCTTTACCCCCCTTATCAACACTGGTCTCGGTTCTGTGCCTGGCGGCGGCGACCAGCCTACTTGGCGGCTGTGGCAGTGAACAGGCTGCCGACGAGCGTAACAATGCCGTTGACTACAGCGCGCGGCCGCTGCCTGCGAAACTTAGCGCTCAGGCCGATGAGGCGAGAGAGTCGATAGGGGCGGCGCCAATGTTCAAGGCGAAGCCGAGGATCGGTGTCATGCCAGTACAGTATCAGTCGCCCGAATTGGCGGGCGATCGCTACGCTAAGGCCGAGAGTAGTCGAGTGCACAGCGTCGCAGAGGCGCCATTGACCACGTTTAGTATCGATGTCGATACGGCCAGCTATGCCAATGTGAGACGTTTCGTCGTCAATGGCCGCTTACCGCCAAAGGGGGCTGTGCGCGCAGAGGAGTTTATTAACTACTTCACTTATGGCTTTAGTCAGTCTGCTAAGGCGTCGGCAGCTAGCCCGTTTAAGCTGTCCTACGAAGTGGCGAAGAGTCCCTGGAATAGTGATCGTCAGCTGCTGATGTTGGCGCTTGATAGCAGTGCTGTAGAGCTTGTGCATAAGCCGAGTAACTTAGTGTTTTTATTGGACGTTTCTGGGTCTATGAACAGCCCCGATCGGCTGCCGTTGGTGCGCCGCTCGCTGAAGATGTTGTTGACCCAGCTCGATGACCAGGACCGGGTAGCGATTGTCGTCTATGCCGGTGCCGCGGGGGTGGTGCTGGAACCGACGAGGGCGAATGAGCGGGCGACGATTGTCGGGGCCCTCGAGCAGCTCAGTGCCGGTGGCTCGACCAACGGTGGTGAGGGCTTGAGACAGGCTTATCGCCTGGCGCAACAGGCGTTTATCGAAGGCGGCAATAACCGGGTGATCCTCGCTACCGATGGTGATTTCAACGTCGGTGTCAGTGGTACCGATGAGTTGCGTGAACTGGTGCAGCGACAGGCTAAGCAGGGGGTGGAGCTGACCGTGCTGGGCTTCGGTCGCGGTAATTATAACGATCAGATGATGGAGCAGATATCTAATTGGGGTAATGGCAATGCGGCTTACATCGACACCCTGTTAGAGGCGCGCAAGGTCTTGGTCGAGCAACTGGGGGCGACGCTGCAGACAGTCGCAAGCGATGTCAAAATTCAGCTGGAGTTTAATCCACAGCAAGTGACTGAGTACCGTTTAATTGGCTACCAGAATCGTATGCTGGCCAATGAGGACTTTAATAACGACAAAGTCGATGCCGGAGAGATCGGTGCGGGTCATACCGTGACGGCAATTTATGAATTGACGCTGACGGGGGCAAAGCAGCCTTGGTTGCCAGCGCTGCACTATGCAAAAGGTGAGGCCGAGTCGTCGCAGGCATCTGCGACAGAGTACGGTTTGATGAAGCTGCGTTATAAGTTACCGGGGCAGAGCCAGAGTCGCCTTGTTAGCTTCCCGCTGCGAGTGCAGACGGAAACTGTAGGCAGTGTTGATTTCAATTTTGCGGCAGCTGTGGCTGCCTATGCAGAACGGCTATGCTGCGATAAATACCTCGGTGATTTCGCTTATGCGGCGATTGAGCAGCTGGCGCAGCAGGGGCGCGGCGATGATATCGCCGGCTATCGTGCCGAGTTTATTCGTCTGGTGCAACAGACGGCGTTGATTGAAGGCGTCGAGGATTAA
- a CDS encoding DUF4345 family protein, whose amino-acid sequence MLFSKILLIISGLIFAVYGLLCAISPQLPAQYIGYQPGIGGSTVEIIAMYGGLQLGLGILYFVCALKQRWVIPGLWLILATIGSLGISRLLGGIMHGLDDYNMGALLYELSTTGLCLSALVLERAKTGSATQPVLQAEQSR is encoded by the coding sequence ATGCTTTTCTCTAAGATTTTGCTCATCATTAGCGGCCTCATCTTTGCCGTCTACGGTCTGCTCTGCGCCATCAGCCCACAACTGCCCGCGCAGTATATCGGCTACCAACCCGGCATCGGCGGTAGCACCGTCGAAATCATTGCCATGTATGGCGGCCTGCAACTCGGCCTCGGCATTCTCTACTTTGTCTGCGCCCTCAAACAGCGCTGGGTCATCCCCGGCCTCTGGCTAATACTCGCCACCATCGGCAGTCTCGGCATTAGCCGTCTACTCGGCGGCATTATGCACGGCCTTGACGACTATAATATGGGCGCCTTGCTCTACGAACTATCGACCACAGGGTTGTGCCTTAGCGCGCTGGTACTCGAGCGCGCTAAGACCGGCTCGGCAACGCAGCCCGTACTACAGGCCGAACAAAGTCGCTGA
- the cobB gene encoding Sir2 family NAD+-dependent deacetylase, whose product MSHAIVILTGAGISAESGLQTFRAADGLWENHRIEDVATPEGFAKDPLKVQAFYNTRRQQLLSDEVSANPAHYALAKLEREFPGEVLIVTQNIDDLHERAGSQNVLHMHGELLQMRCVESGQVFPVHDDITAEQRCACCQKAGTLRPNIVWFGEMPLGMSKIEQAIQRCDHFVAIGTSGHVYPAAGFVAEANSSGAHSLEINLEPSLVNSAFQQTLIGKASVRVPEWVEQQLSGLK is encoded by the coding sequence GTGAGCCACGCTATTGTCATCCTCACCGGTGCCGGCATCTCCGCCGAATCCGGCCTACAAACCTTCCGCGCCGCCGACGGCCTGTGGGAGAATCATCGCATCGAGGACGTTGCGACGCCGGAGGGGTTTGCCAAGGACCCGTTAAAAGTACAGGCGTTCTACAACACACGCAGGCAGCAGCTGCTCTCCGACGAAGTGAGCGCCAACCCAGCGCACTATGCTCTGGCTAAGCTGGAGCGCGAATTCCCCGGCGAAGTCCTTATCGTCACGCAAAATATCGACGACCTACACGAGCGCGCCGGCAGCCAGAATGTGCTGCATATGCATGGCGAACTACTGCAGATGCGCTGTGTCGAGAGCGGCCAAGTCTTCCCTGTTCACGACGACATCACCGCCGAACAGCGCTGCGCCTGCTGTCAGAAGGCGGGCACCCTGCGCCCCAATATTGTCTGGTTTGGTGAGATGCCGCTAGGCATGAGCAAGATCGAGCAGGCCATCCAGCGCTGCGACCACTTTGTTGCCATCGGCACCAGCGGCCACGTCTACCCCGCCGCCGGCTTCGTCGCCGAAGCCAACAGCAGCGGCGCCCACAGCCTAGAGATTAATCTCGAGCCCTCACTAGTGAACTCGGCATTCCAACAGACGCTGATCGGCAAGGCGAGCGTACGGGTACCTGAGTGGGTAGAACAGCAACTCAGTGGCCTCAAATAG
- a CDS encoding flavin-containing monooxygenase, producing the protein MTRSHSTPSVGIIGAGMSGMLMAIKLLQQGKRNFTIFERAKKVGGVWRENRYPGVACDVASFSYCYEFEPNTEWSRRFSGGAEIQAYFEGIAKKYQLDDYTQFETTVTAARFTDERWQIETSSGEQHNFDVLVDATGPLNEKFYPDIPGLENFQGTTLHTADWDDDYDLNGKRVGIIGSGSSGVQATWPIAQQATQLDVFIRTPQWVMPTPNTEYGPLAKQLKRKVPLLGWLTRKFYDWVGEQFGRAALADGWRRKLVAWACEHNLKQVKDAELREKLRPQEQAMCKRMIVSDSYYKALQQDNVSVERSAITQIEADGVRTADGELHPLDLLVLATGFRPNVWGVKDITGVDGAKLEDIWQDEGSRNYQSIAVPGLSNFFMLIGPNSPITNLSLIDIADIGVDYVLQCLDKIEAGEIKTMTPKKSAAEKFGSDLAGSFDDTIWVSGCSSWYFDGSTLPQTWPWAPSYYREKLKTPTLTDFHITS; encoded by the coding sequence ATGACTCGATCACACTCCACACCCAGCGTTGGCATCATCGGGGCAGGCATGTCGGGCATGCTAATGGCCATCAAACTACTGCAACAGGGCAAGCGTAACTTCACCATCTTTGAACGGGCCAAGAAGGTCGGCGGTGTCTGGCGCGAGAACCGCTACCCCGGCGTCGCCTGCGATGTTGCCTCATTTTCATACTGCTATGAGTTTGAACCCAATACGGAGTGGAGCAGACGGTTCTCCGGCGGTGCCGAAATCCAGGCCTACTTCGAGGGCATCGCCAAAAAATACCAACTGGATGACTACACCCAGTTCGAGACGACGGTAACCGCCGCCCGCTTTACCGACGAGCGCTGGCAGATTGAGACCAGCAGCGGCGAGCAACACAACTTCGACGTCCTCGTCGATGCAACAGGCCCGCTGAACGAGAAATTTTATCCCGACATCCCCGGCCTAGAGAACTTTCAAGGCACCACCCTACATACCGCCGACTGGGACGACGACTACGACCTCAACGGTAAACGTGTCGGCATCATCGGCTCCGGCTCCTCCGGGGTCCAGGCCACCTGGCCTATCGCCCAGCAGGCGACACAGCTCGATGTCTTTATACGCACCCCGCAGTGGGTAATGCCGACACCGAACACCGAATACGGGCCACTGGCCAAACAGCTGAAGCGGAAGGTGCCGCTACTGGGCTGGCTGACACGCAAGTTCTACGACTGGGTCGGCGAGCAGTTTGGCCGCGCCGCCCTCGCCGATGGTTGGCGACGAAAGCTGGTGGCCTGGGCCTGTGAACACAACCTCAAACAGGTCAAAGACGCTGAGCTGCGTGAGAAGCTACGCCCACAAGAACAGGCCATGTGTAAGCGCATGATCGTCTCCGACAGCTACTACAAGGCCCTACAGCAAGATAACGTGAGTGTTGAGCGCAGCGCCATCACGCAAATTGAGGCCGACGGCGTACGTACCGCCGACGGCGAGCTACACCCGCTAGATCTACTGGTGTTAGCCACCGGCTTCCGCCCCAATGTCTGGGGAGTCAAAGACATCACCGGCGTCGACGGTGCTAAGCTCGAAGACATCTGGCAGGATGAAGGCAGCCGCAACTATCAGTCCATCGCCGTGCCAGGGCTCAGCAACTTCTTCATGTTAATAGGCCCCAACAGCCCAATCACCAACCTGTCGTTGATCGATATCGCCGATATCGGCGTCGACTATGTGCTGCAGTGTCTCGACAAGATCGAGGCCGGCGAAATCAAGACGATGACACCGAAGAAGTCCGCCGCCGAAAAATTTGGCAGCGATCTCGCCGGCTCCTTCGACGACACCATCTGGGTCAGTGGTTGCTCCAGCTGGTACTTCGACGGTAGCACACTGCCACAGACCTGGCCCTGGGCGCCCTCTTATTATCGCGAGAAGCTGAAGACACCGACGCTGACGGACTTCCACATCACCTCTTAA
- a CDS encoding metal-dependent hydrolase, which translates to MKSKKINIDIDAIEKNWCEDDFYRIFYNILNAGIPPFERYVIKTMREVRDDPRLDDEPRIRELVDIFVRQEIEHTKMHIPVNRKIGLDKIKAGKFTEKITRFIQRRTPLYVSVASCAFIEFVGFGFFKSHIDKDVLYSSGMHEEMAKLWKWHTAEELEHSFVKLKVINHINNAYWLKLWGMIEGVIVAHLFVTVLIPEIVWQDAKAQNKRFLPHLWMFFKGLAKTEWGVNRHSVGQYFRKDFDPEIKQPWVAEVVEKWVAESGAR; encoded by the coding sequence ATGAAATCAAAAAAAATCAACATCGATATCGATGCGATAGAAAAAAACTGGTGCGAAGACGACTTCTACCGCATCTTTTACAATATTCTCAACGCCGGCATTCCTCCCTTCGAGCGCTATGTCATCAAGACCATGCGCGAGGTCCGTGACGACCCCCGACTCGATGATGAACCTCGTATCCGCGAGCTCGTCGATATCTTTGTACGCCAAGAAATCGAACACACAAAGATGCACATTCCGGTCAACAGAAAGATCGGTCTCGATAAAATAAAAGCGGGGAAATTCACCGAAAAGATCACCCGCTTTATTCAGCGTCGCACGCCGCTCTATGTCTCGGTGGCCTCCTGCGCCTTCATTGAATTTGTCGGTTTTGGCTTCTTCAAAAGTCATATCGACAAAGATGTACTGTACAGCAGCGGCATGCACGAGGAGATGGCCAAACTGTGGAAGTGGCATACCGCAGAGGAGCTCGAACACTCCTTCGTCAAACTCAAGGTCATCAACCACATCAACAACGCCTACTGGTTAAAACTGTGGGGCATGATCGAGGGCGTTATTGTCGCCCACCTCTTCGTCACCGTACTTATTCCGGAGATCGTCTGGCAGGACGCAAAGGCACAGAACAAGCGTTTCTTGCCTCACCTGTGGATGTTCTTTAAGGGGCTCGCCAAGACCGAATGGGGGGTCAATCGCCATTCCGTCGGCCAGTATTTCCGCAAGGACTTCGACCCGGAAATTAAACAGCCCTGGGTCGCCGAAGTGGTCGAGAAATGGGTGGCCGAGAGTGGTGCCCGCTAA
- the umuC gene encoding translesion error-prone DNA polymerase V subunit UmuC — translation MSRVFALVDCNNFYVACEQLFRPDLRHAPVLVLSNNDGCVVSRSKEAKALGIGMAVPVFQLREQIRRHRIVTFSSNYALYADLSARVMQTLEQLAPAVDVYSIDEAFVDLTGVAAVRALEDFGRELRQTVQRCIGLTVCVGIAPSKTLAKLANQAAKQYPATGGVVDLSDPRRRRRLLALMPVGEVWGVGRRLRERLLVEGIETALQLAEADVTDIRQRYSVQLARTVCELNGESCQPLEDLPSPRQQIICSRSFARKISTQAAMKTALCHYLARAAERLRGEALSAKMVTVFMRTSSFGGVGRGYANSASASLSVPSSDTRDLMALTVMLLQRLWRQGYDYSKAGVMLTDLYPQRGQQQDLFVSGSEPQSQALMTTIDRINASGKSRVFFAGQGCDPSWRMRQAHLSPAYTTRWSDLPVVR, via the coding sequence GTGAGTCGAGTCTTTGCGCTGGTCGACTGCAATAACTTTTACGTCGCCTGTGAGCAGCTATTCCGGCCGGATTTACGGCATGCGCCGGTGCTAGTGTTATCGAATAATGACGGCTGTGTGGTGTCACGCTCCAAGGAGGCAAAGGCGTTGGGCATCGGCATGGCGGTACCGGTGTTTCAGCTGCGCGAGCAAATTCGCCGTCACCGCATTGTCACCTTCTCCTCGAATTATGCGCTCTATGCCGATCTGTCGGCGCGGGTGATGCAGACGCTGGAGCAGCTGGCGCCAGCGGTTGATGTCTACTCGATCGATGAGGCCTTTGTCGACCTGACGGGGGTGGCGGCGGTGAGGGCGTTGGAGGATTTTGGCCGAGAATTGCGGCAGACGGTACAGCGCTGTATCGGGCTGACGGTTTGCGTGGGCATCGCGCCGAGCAAGACGTTGGCAAAGCTGGCCAATCAGGCCGCTAAGCAGTACCCAGCTACTGGCGGTGTGGTTGACCTCAGTGATCCTCGGCGGCGCCGTCGTCTGCTGGCGTTGATGCCGGTGGGCGAGGTCTGGGGGGTGGGGCGACGACTGCGTGAGCGACTATTGGTGGAGGGTATTGAGACGGCACTGCAGCTGGCCGAGGCCGATGTAACGGATATCCGCCAGCGCTATTCGGTACAGCTGGCGCGCACCGTCTGTGAACTCAACGGTGAGTCCTGTCAGCCCCTAGAAGACCTGCCGAGCCCGCGTCAGCAGATTATCTGTTCACGCTCTTTTGCCCGCAAAATCAGCACCCAGGCAGCGATGAAGACGGCGCTATGTCACTATCTGGCGAGGGCGGCGGAGCGGCTGCGTGGCGAGGCGTTGAGCGCCAAGATGGTGACGGTGTTTATGCGCACCAGCAGCTTTGGTGGTGTGGGGCGAGGCTATGCGAACAGCGCCAGCGCCTCGTTATCGGTGCCGAGCAGTGATACCCGTGATTTGATGGCGCTGACGGTGATGTTGTTGCAGCGGCTGTGGCGGCAGGGCTATGACTACAGTAAGGCGGGGGTGATGCTGACAGACCTTTATCCACAGCGGGGCCAGCAGCAGGACTTGTTTGTCAGTGGCAGCGAGCCGCAGAGCCAAGCGTTGATGACGACGATCGATCGTATTAACGCCAGCGGTAAGTCGCGGGTATTTTTTGCCGGCCAGGGCTGTGACCCCAGCTGGCGGATGCGCCAGGCACATCTGTCGCCTGCTTATACGACGCGCTGGAGCGACCTGCCTGTGGTGCGTTAG
- the umuD gene encoding translesion error-prone DNA polymerase V autoproteolytic subunit: MVVAYSGLYRAQRRCDIPFFLERVSAGFPSPAQDYVEQTLDLNELCVTHPAATYFVRVQGDSMTGAGIFCGDMLVVDRSLTARHGDIVIAGFDGELTVKQLALRPRPQLLACNPDYPAIVVPEGVELDIFGVVSSVVRNLRVER, encoded by the coding sequence ATGGTCGTAGCATACAGTGGGCTCTATCGTGCGCAGCGGCGCTGCGACATACCGTTCTTTCTCGAGCGGGTGTCGGCGGGCTTCCCGTCGCCGGCACAGGACTACGTAGAGCAGACGCTGGATCTCAATGAGTTGTGTGTGACGCATCCGGCGGCGACCTATTTTGTGCGCGTACAGGGGGACTCGATGACCGGGGCGGGGATCTTCTGCGGCGATATGCTGGTCGTCGATCGCTCGCTGACTGCGCGCCACGGTGATATTGTGATTGCCGGCTTTGACGGTGAGCTGACCGTCAAGCAGCTGGCGTTGAGGCCACGGCCACAGCTGTTGGCCTGCAACCCCGATTACCCAGCGATTGTAGTGCCGGAGGGGGTCGAGTTGGATATCTTTGGCGTGGTCAGCAGCGTCGTACGCAATCTGCGAGTCGAGCGGTGA
- a CDS encoding TetR/AcrR family transcriptional regulator, with the protein MTSRRARRQQEVRQRIVQATLALFAERELDDISIQQLCERADIARRTFYAYFPCKEAVLCAVVAEQAQLTLRREYSEAEQQYPRFRQRLQHVVDSAIARREGYGEFERRTYKVATAYEFSLHGPDSRSNAFREYKRYFQRWISAGQQSGELTRHYSSELLAVACTGVLFNINQHWVNNADYPHLQRYRQAEAFLYDLLTD; encoded by the coding sequence ATGACGAGTCGACGAGCACGGCGGCAGCAGGAGGTGCGGCAGCGTATCGTGCAGGCGACGCTGGCGTTGTTTGCCGAGCGCGAACTGGACGACATTAGTATTCAGCAACTCTGCGAGCGGGCCGATATTGCCCGGCGGACGTTTTATGCCTATTTTCCCTGCAAGGAGGCGGTGCTCTGTGCCGTCGTTGCCGAGCAGGCGCAACTAACGTTGAGGCGTGAATACAGCGAGGCCGAGCAACAATACCCGCGTTTTCGTCAGCGCCTGCAGCACGTTGTCGACAGTGCGATTGCTCGCCGTGAAGGCTATGGCGAGTTTGAGCGGCGCACCTACAAGGTGGCGACGGCCTATGAGTTTTCGCTGCACGGGCCGGACAGTCGCTCAAACGCATTCCGAGAATATAAGCGCTATTTTCAGCGCTGGATCAGTGCCGGGCAGCAGAGCGGCGAGTTGACTCGTCACTATTCCAGTGAGCTACTCGCCGTCGCCTGTACCGGGGTGTTATTCAACATCAACCAACACTGGGTGAACAATGCCGACTACCCGCATCTACAGCGCTACCGACAAGCGGAAGCCTTTCTCTACGACCTACTGACCGATTAG
- a CDS encoding TetR/AcrR family transcriptional regulator, with amino-acid sequence MSDRRARRLQETHDRIVQALEDYLSAEMDTGITIDELCERADVARKTFYNHFSGLDQPYMELTLRHIVALDGQNSADAERQAQGLMERFDLFCRYGMRDAERWGWLHWNLLIYGLQATYKMDEESAAVVRTMIQARSEHLFGAAARSGELDGCYSAEVLGEFTKGIETGIAQDDALKYLQLPAGADIAALSSQRVDNYDEFRRMMLALLSKHMTPPAGSVS; translated from the coding sequence ATGTCCGATAGACGCGCACGCCGCCTACAGGAGACCCACGATCGTATCGTGCAGGCTCTGGAAGATTATCTCTCTGCCGAGATGGATACGGGGATCACTATCGATGAGCTTTGTGAGCGTGCTGATGTCGCCCGCAAGACTTTCTACAACCACTTTAGCGGCCTCGACCAACCCTATATGGAACTGACCCTGCGCCATATTGTCGCCCTCGACGGCCAGAACAGCGCCGATGCTGAGCGGCAGGCCCAGGGCCTGATGGAGAGATTCGATCTTTTTTGTCGCTATGGCATGCGAGACGCGGAGCGCTGGGGCTGGCTGCATTGGAATCTGTTGATCTACGGCCTACAGGCGACCTATAAGATGGACGAGGAGTCGGCTGCGGTGGTGCGCACCATGATCCAGGCGCGCAGCGAGCATCTGTTCGGTGCGGCGGCACGCTCGGGCGAGTTAGACGGCTGTTATTCCGCCGAGGTGTTGGGTGAGTTTACCAAGGGCATCGAGACGGGGATTGCTCAGGATGATGCGCTGAAGTATTTACAGTTACCGGCCGGCGCCGACATTGCCGCTTTGTCGTCTCAGCGGGTAGACAATTATGATGAGTTTCGCCGCATGATGTTGGCACTGCTCAGTAAGCATATGACGCCGCCGGCGGGGAGTGTGTCATGA